The Tautonia plasticadhaerens nucleotide sequence ACCAAGGGGGCCGTCGTCGCCTTCCTGCTCGACGCCGAGATCCGACGGGCCACCGACGATGCCAGGAGCCTCGACGACGTGATGCGGCTCGCCTTCGGGCGCCACTCGGGCGCCTCGGGGTTCTCCCCCGAGCAGTTCCGGGCCCTCGCCTCCGAGGTCGCCGGCATCGACCTCGACCCCTTCTTCGACCGGGCCCTGCGGTCGACCGAGGAACTCGACTACGAGCCCACCCTCGACTGGTTCGGCCTCCGCTTCGCCCCCCCCGACGCCAAGTCGGAGTCGACGTCCGACACCGACACCAACGCCGAGGACGCCCCGGCGAAGGGCTGGCTGGGGATCGACGCCAAGGCCGAGGGGGGTCGGCTGGTCGTCTCGCAGGTCAAGCGGGGCACGCCCGGCTTCGAGGCCGGGCTGAACGTCGGCGACGAGATCCTCGCCGTCGGCGACCTCCGGATCCCCCCCGACTCCTGGAAGCGAAGGATCGGCCTCTATCCCCCTGGCGAGACGATCACCCTGCTCATCGCCCGCCGGGAGCGCCTGTTGCGGCTCGACGCTACCCTCGCCGCCGAGCCCCCCGACCGCTATCGCCTCGAACTCGACCCCGATGCCACCGAACCGCAGGTCGCCCGCCGATCCCGGTGGCTCGGCGAGGCCGAGTAGGTCGGTCCCCTCGATCCGATCGCGTTCGGGCGACTCCGACCCTCGCCCCCGTCTGCGGGGGAGAGGGTGGCCGGAGGCCGGGTGAGGGGGGATCGGACCGGTCGCAACGCGCCGCGATCGCTCGAAGACCCCTCACCCCGGCCCTCTCCCCGAGGACGGGGAGAGGGGGACGGAGCTTGATGTTCTCATTTTTTGATCATGGGAGTTCCCGGATCCGGAGCCCCTGGAATTCGATCGGCGCGCCTTCGGACTCCAGGCAGAGGTAGCCCGTGGCGGGGTTGCAGTCCTTGCCTCCGGAGACCTCCTTGCCGTTGACCCAGAGCCGGACCTCGCCGTTGATGGCGCGGATGTAGTAGTGATTCCACTCGCCGGCGTCCTTCACGCGCTCCTCGGTGGGGAAGCTCCGGGAGCCGTCCGGCGAGGTCGGCTCGAAGGGGGTCATCGTCGAGGTGCCGACGGGGAAGACGTCGCCGTGAGTGGTGAAGAAGTCCCCCTTCTTGCCGGTGCGCTCCTCGTACTTCGTCGCGAAGCCGTTGTCGAGCACCTGCACCTCGATCCCGCCCCTCGGCAGCTTGCCCCGCTCGATCCCCTCCAGCGCCTCCGCGGGGGCCCAGACGAAGACGCCCGAGTTGCCGCCCGACTCCAGGTGCCGCCAGCGGACGACCAACTCGAAGTTCGTCACCGGCTCCTTGGTCCGGGTCACGCCCACCGGCTGCCCGGTGCAGCGGATCACGTCCCCGTCGAAGGTCCAGGTGTCGGGGTCGGTGTTGACGTTCTCGAAATCCTCGGCGCCCAGGGCCCGCCAGCCGGGCCCGGTGCCGTCGATGATCGCCTGGGAAGGCTCCTGGGCCCCGGCGGTCGCCGGGGGGGCGAGGGCGGCCAGCAGGCCGACCAGTCCGATCGTGATGCGGGTCATCGCGGTGGTCCTCAAGGGGGATCGGCGACCGCCGCTCGGGAGGTCGCCGGGGGCGGGGACGATGGGGCGACGGCCGGGGATCGTCCCCGGGCCATGGCCGATGGTCGCCCGAGTGTCCCCGGTCCCCGGCCCGTCCGCAACCGACCGATCCCCCCGGGCCGTCCCCCTCGTCGGATCGTCCGATGAAAAAGTGACTGCGACCGGGCCGTTTCGCGATCATATTGGATGGAGGAACGAGATGGCCGGGCCGGTGCCCGGCGGTTGATGGACCGGAGGAGCCGCCTTCGCAAGGGCCGACCGCCCCTCGACCCGGGGGACGGCCCGCCGATCACCCCCCGACCCGCGAGGCGAACCCCATGCGTCGTGCCCGATTCCACCTGCTCGCGCTCCTGTTGGCGCTGTCGATTGCCCCCGGCCGGGCGACGGCCCAGCCCGGGGGGCCGATCGCCGTCGGGTCGCTGAACCTCGAATGGTTCGGGGACTCCCTCAACCCCCGGGACCCGTCCGAGATCGCCGCGCTGGCGCGGTACATCCGGTCGCTGGAGCTGGATGTCCTCTGCTGCCAGGAGATCAACCCCTCCGGGGACCGCTCCGGCGACGGATCCCCCGACTGGGGGGACCTGCTCGACGCGCTCGGACCGCCCTTCGAGGGCTTCGTCGGCACCACCGGATCCCGACAGCGGCTCGGCCTCATCTGGGACGGAGGCCGGGTCGCCCTCACCGACCTCGGCGAACTCCGGGGGATCGACCGCCTCCCGGTCCGATCGGCCGAGACCTTCCCCCGGATGCCGATCACGGCCTTCGTCCGGCCCCTGGGGGGCGGGCCCGACTTCCGGCTGATCACCGTCCACCTGTTCTGGACCTCCGACCCCGCCCGGCGCCGGGAGGCGGAGCAGCTCCGGGACTGGCTCGTCTCCTACCTCTCGACCGGGTCCGACCCCGACGTCCTGATCCTCGGCGACTTCAACACCAAGGCACTGTCGCTCGACGACCCGAGGCCCTCGCAGACGGTCGCCAATCTCGAACTCGGCGGCTGGTTTACGGCCGTCTCGACCGACCACCCCGAGGCCACCACCCCCACCACCGGGGAGCGCTACGACCACGCCTTCCTGTCCCCCTCGATGCTCCTCGGGGGCGCCTACGAGCCCGGCTCATGGGACGTCCGACGCGAGGCCTGCGAGGCCTTCCCCGAGGCGTACCTCGACCGGATCTCCAACCACTGCCCCGTCTCGATCCGCCTGATCGGCCCCGACCTCGACCTCGCCCCCCCCGACGACTGGGGATTCGGCCCCGGGGACGATTCCCCCCTCGCCCGACGGCTGGCCTTCGAAGCCCCCTCGGCCGTCTTCCCCTTCCCGATGGCCGCCGTCCCGACGCCGACCGGACCGATCGAGCCCGGCCCCCGCGTCGCCGCCGGCCCGAGCCCGCCCTTGCCCTCCAAGTCCCTGCCGATGCCCGGCTTCTGACGCCGAACACTCGGGAGGCCGGGAGGATCGCGGGCCCCCGAAACGAACCCCGACGCTCTTTGACAACCAGAATCAGGGATGGGACTTGTGGCGAGCGTTCCCGGCGCACAATGGCGCACCGGAGGCGCACCCCGGCAGCCCTCGACCGGCCTCCGGGACGAGGTCCCGACGACCCGAAGCGGGCCTCGGGGCCGAGCGGCCGGATTCCCCGACCGGGTTCGGCCGAGAGGAGTGCCGCCGGATGCCGCGACTCCCCGGATTCCCGAAACGAAGCCGCCATCTCGTCGCATATCCCAGGAAACTTCTAGACTTACGGAACCGGGCCTCGGCGCACCGGGGCGCACCAGGCCGGATCGCACGCCGTCCCGGCAGGGCATCCGTCCGGTCAACGCGAGGCCGGTTCGACGACGTGGATCGGCCCGGCCGGTGGGGTGCGGCCGATCGTCGAGGGGGGGAGCGAGGCCGGCCGGCCGAGGGCGTGGTAGAGGCGGAACTGGGACCGGTTGTAGGCGATCACGGAGTCGAGGTACGCCTGCCGGGCGGTCGCCAGCGCCTGGATCGGCTGGAGGACCTCGATCGGCCGGGTCGCGCCCGGGAGGCCGGCCCCGCGCCGGATGTTGATGAAGTTCAGATCGAGCGAGGCGATGGCGTCGGGCACGGCCCGCTCGGACTGCTCGATTTGCCGGGAGGCGGCCAGCCGCATCTTGTCGGCCCGGACGACCTCGGAGGCCACGCGGTCCTGGAGTTTGAAGACCTCCAGCTTCGCGGCCTCGCTCCTGGCCCCGGCGATCTTCGCGTAGGCGAGGTCGGCCACGCCGAGCCCCTGGAGTTCCCAGAACAGGTTGACGTCGGCGTCCTGCCGGCCGTCGAAGTCGCCGAAGAAAGCGTTCGTGCCGCCGCCGAAGCCGCCGGCGGAGTAACGGAGGGCCACGCTGGGGATGAACGGCCGGAGCCGGGCCTGCTTGAGGCGGACGAGGGTGGCCTCGACCACCGCGCGCCGGGAGGCCAACTCGGGGCGGTTGAGCAGGGCCGTGATGATCAGGTCGTCGGGCGGCCCCCCCTCGGGGACGAGCCGGACGATCGCCTCGGGGGGCTCGACCGGGGCGACGATCACCCGGGGGTCGAGCCGGGTGCGGCGGACGACCTCGGCGGAGGCCATCTCCAGGTCGCCGACCGCCTCGGCCACCTCCCGGCGCCGGAGGTCGCGCTCGGCCAGGCTCCGGCGGTGGTCGGCCTCCAGGCCGGCCCCGGTCCGGGCGAAGGAGCCGGTGACCTCGGCCAGGGTCCCGGCGTGCCCGGCCGCCTCCCGGGCGATGGCGAGGCGTCCGGCGGCGAGCTGGAGGTCGAAGTAGGCCTCGGAGAGCCCGAGCAGGGCGTCGTTGGTCGCCGAGGTGACGGCCGCCCGATTCGCCTCGACCTCCTGCCGGGCCGCCAGCGGGTAGAAGATCGCGTCGGAGAGACGCAAGACCGAGGTCAGCGACCCCAGCGGCGCCGGCCCCCCTGCCGGGATCGGGCCGGTCACGCCGTTGCCCAGCGCGAGCGTCCCCCCCATGAACAGGGAGCTCTTGCTGATCTGACGGACCGGCCCCTCAACCACCTGGGCGGTGCCGTCGTGCCGGATCCAGTTCGGGCCGAAGAAGAGGCTGGGGAGCCAGAAGGAGCGGGCGAGCTGGAGCTCTCCCAGGGCCTCGGCCACCCGCTGCCGGGCGATGGCGATGTCCAGGTCCCGGGCCCCGGCCAGTCGGAGGGCGGCCGGCAGGTCGATCGGCAGGATCGACTGGCCGGGCACCAGCGGGGTGCCCGGGTCGCTCGCCGGGACCGACTCCATCGAAGGGGGAGGGGGAAGCTCGGCCGCCAGGCCGAGCCGGTCGGGGAGGATCGGCGGCGGCACGTCGGTCGCGGACGCCGCCGGGAGGGGACAGGCCCCGTCGCCCTCCCGGCCCGAGGCCCGGTCATCGACCGGGACCGGGCCGAAGGCGAGGAGCATCGCCCCCGCGATCAGATCGAGGCGTCGCCTCCGCGCTCGTCGCCCTGGCCGATCCAACATCACTGCCCTCCCTTGCCGGTCCCGCCCCCCGGGGGACGGGTCCCCGAGGCCCCGAACCCGCTCCCCTCGCCCACAATGGTCGGCCCGCCGGCCGGGCGATCGCCAGGGGCGTGCGACCCCTCCGGCTCGGAGCTTCGGGACCATCGGCGCGACCCGCAAGGCCGCCCCATCCTCCCCCCGCCTCGCTTGCGGAGGAGATCCCGGGCGGAATACGATCGTGCGACCGAACCATCGACGACCGTTCTCGCCCGCCTCCCCGGGAAGCGGCCCGGAGCATCCCGGCCCGACCGCCGGGGATCGGGAGGGCACCCAGGCCGGTCGGGCCGACTCCCATCGAGGTGCCGATCACATGCCGAGGACCCGACACGCCATTTCCTGGAGCCCGCTCGCCCTGGCGATCTTCGGCGCCTTGGCCGGCTGCGGGGGCCCCGAGTCTCCGGCGATCGCGGCCGACTCGGGGGTCGGGGGCGATGACGTCGTGACCGTCCCGGTCGTCCGGCCCGAGCGGGCCGAACTGGAGGTCTCGACGACCCAGCCGGCGACCGTGCACCCCGACTACCAGGCGGAGATCCACGCCAAGGTCTCCGGATATCTGTCCGAGCTGAAGGCCGACATCGGCGACCGGGTGGAGGCCGGGCAAGTGCTCGGCGTCATCGACGTGCCCGAGCTGGACCGGGGCCGGGAGCGACAGCAGGCCACCATCGCCCGGCTGGAGGCCGACGAGCGGAGGGCCGCCGCCGAGGTCGAGCTGGCCGGGGCCGACGTCGAGGCCGCCGCAGCCATGCTCGATCAGGAGCAGGCCGACATCGCCTCCGCCCGGGCCGCCCTCGACGCCCAGCGGGCCGAGTTCGATCGGGTGCAGGGGCTCGTCTCCGAGGGGGCCGTCACCGGCCAGTTGCTCGACGAGGCGACCGAGCGCCTCGAATCCGCCGAGGCGAGCCTGGGGTCGGCCGACGCCGCCTCGGCCACCGCCCGGGCCAACGTGGACGTGGCCAACGCCAAGCTGGCCGCCTCCCGGGCCCGCCGGGAGACTTCCCTGGCCGAGACGGAGGTCGCCCGCAAGGAGCTGGGGGAGCTGGACGCGATGCTCTCCTACGCGATCCTGACGTCGCCGTTCGACGGCACCGTCATCCGGCGGAACGTCGACCCCGGGGACCTCGTCCGGAACATCCAGGGGGCATCCGGCGGGCTGCCCGAGCCGCTCTTCGTGGTCGCCAAGCTGGACACCGTCCGCGTCCGGGTCCCGCTGCCCGAGGACGACTCCCCGGTCGCCGACGTCGGCGACCCGGCCCGGGTCGCCTTCCGGTCGACCCGGGGCGGGCCGATCGAGGGCCGGGTCTCCCGAATCTCCCGCGGCCTCGACCCGAGCACCCGGACGATGCTCGTCGAGGTCGACCTGCCCAACCCGGACCTCGCCCTGCTGCCCGGGATGTTCGGCGAGGCCACGGTCATCCTGGAGCGCGCCGAGGGGCTGGTCCTGCCCGCCGGGTCGGTCCGGTTCGACGAGAAGGGACGCGGACATGTCTACGTCATCGGGGATGGCGAGGTGATCCGGGTCGTCGACGTCACCACCGGCCTCGACGACGGGAACCGCATCCAGATCGTCTCCGGGCTCGACGGCTCGGAGCGGGTGGTCGCCCCGACGATCGACCGCCTCGCCGAGGGCCAGCGCGTCCGGATCGCCGACGAGTGAACGGCCCCAGCCCGGGGATCCCCGACACCCGACCCGAGGGTGGGCGTCTCGAAAGTAGGTGGGAAATCCCGTACAACAGGGGTGGCTGATGGGATCGACGGATTTCACCCACAACCTCGCACGGACATCCCGCCATGCGCACCCCCGATTCGGGCCTGACCCCGGAGCAGGCCGCCGACGCCGAGCGGATCTACCAGGCCCTCCACGCCGCCTCCGAGGAGGACCATTGGCGGATCGCCCAGCTCCTCGCCTCGCGGGGCGACGACCGACTCTTCGGGCAGACCGAGCACGAGGTCCGCGACCTCGTCCACAAGACCGGGGCCAAGGCGATTCAGGCCGCCCTCGACGGGCGGAAAAAGGGGGGTACCGGGGGTCGAGCGTGAGCTGCCCGACCTGCCTCGAGCCGGCCAAGTTCATGGGCCACCGTCCCCGCCGGGTGGTCAGCCTGCTCGGGGCGGTACGGGTCACCCGGGCGTACTACCACTGCCCCCACTGCCACGGCGGCTTCGCCCCCGGCGACGCCGTGATGCGGGTGCCCGAGGCGGCGCTGACCCCGGCGGCCTACGAGGTCGCCTGCCTGGCCGGGGCGCTCTCGGCGTTCGCCGAGGCGGCCGAGGTGACCTTGCCGAAGATGGCCGGGCTGCGCCTGGCCGAGTCGACGGTCGAGCGGGCCGCCGAGGCGGCCGGGGCCGAGGTCGGCCGGCGGCTGGCCGCCGGGGAGGTCTTCGGCGGGGCCCGCGCCTGGCACTGGCACAAGGACGCCGAGGGCAAGACCTGCGCGTACGTGGCGGCGGACGCGACCGGGGTCGGGCAGCAGGGCGAGGGCGGGTCGTCGGCCGAGGGGCGGATGGCCACCGTGGCGATGGTCTACAACCCGGTCCCCGAGGTGTCCGCCCGCCGGGCGCGGCCCGACGGCCCGCCGCCCCGGTTCCGGGCCCGCTACGTGGCGGGGCTGTGCGGCGTGGCCCCCCTGGGCGAGCCGCTCCGGCGGCAGGCGGCGCAGGTGGGGATGGACCGGGCCGAGCGGTGGATCGCGCTGACCGACGGGGGCAGCGGGCTGGAGGGCTGGGCGCGTGCCAACTTCGGGAGGGTCGAGGCGGTGATCCTCGACTTCTACCACGCCGCCGAATACCTGGGGGGCCTGGCCCGCGCCCTGTTCCCGGGCGACGACGAAGCGCGGGAGGGCTGGCTGGGCGACTGGTGCCACCGGCTGAAATACGAGGGCGGCCCGACCGTACTCGAGGCGTTGCGAGGCCTGGAGGTGCGCGGCCACGCGGCGAAGGAAGCACGAGCGGAGGTGGTGCGGTACTTCACCAACCAGGCGCACCGCATGGACTACCCGGGCTACGTGGCCAAGGGTTGGGCGATCGGCTCGGGGCCGGTGGAGGCGGCGTGCAAGACGGTCATCGGGCAGCGGATGAAGGGCTCGGGGATGAGGTGGGGCGCCGACGGGGCCGACGCCCTGAGCCACTTGCGGGCGTTGTTCAAGAGCGGAGATCGGCAGTGGGACGCCTTCTGGTGCCCCACACCGAACTGATTCCACCTACAAACGAGACGCCCTCCCCCGACCCGACCCATCGAGCACGACGATGCCCCTGATCCGAATCGCCCTGCGGAACCCCCACGCGGTCGTCGCCCTGGCCGTCGGCCTCAGCCTCCTGGGGGCGGCCGTGCTGCCGGGGGTCACGGTCGACATCCTGCCGGACTTCAAGCGGCCGGTCGTCGTCAGCTTCTTCTCCTATCCCGGGTTGCCCACGCTGGACATGGAGAAGTCGGTCACCGCCCGGGTGGAGCGGGCGCTCACCCTGGCCGGCGGGATCGAGCACCAGGAGTCCCGGACGATCCCCGGCGCGGCGGTGATCAAGGTCTTCTTCCAGCCGGGCACCGACCCCAGCTCGGCCATGAACGACATCGTGAATCTCGAAGCCAGTGACATGTTCCACCTGCCGCCGGGCATCGAGTGGCCGTTCACGCTGCGGAGCGAGCCGGCGAACCTGCCCGTGGTCCTGGCGGCGATCGGCGGCGAGGGCCTGAGCGAGAGCGAACTCTATACGATCGGCTACTACGCCGTCCGCAACAAGATGGGCGGGCTCCGGGGCGTGCAGATCCCCCACCCCTTCGGCGGCAGGTTCCGGCAGATGATGGTCTACGTCGACCCCGGCAAGCTCCGGGCCGTCGGCCTCAGCGCCCGGGACGTGGTCGATGCGCTCAACCGGTCGAACCTCGTGCTCGCCGCGGGTTCGGCCAAGCTCGGCCGCTACGAGTACCAGATCCACCCCGAGAACACGCTCCCGGATGCCGCGGACATCGAGGCCGTCCCGATCGCCGTCCGGGACGGCCGCCCCGTCTTCATCCGGGACGTCGGCCGGGCCGTCGACGACGCGGCGATCCAGTACAACATCGTCCGGGTCGACGGCAAGCGGAGCGTCTACTGCCCCCTGCTCCGTGAGCCGGGCGAGAACACGATTGCCGTGGTTGACCGCATCCGGGAGGGCCTCGCCGTCGAGATCCCGAAGATGAAGGCACAGGGGGACATCCCCGAGGCGACCACGGTCACCCTCGTCAGCGACCAGTCCTCCTACATCCGTGACGCGATGCGGAACCTCGGCTACGAGGTCGGCCTCGGGTCGATCCTGGTGGCGTTGGTCGTCGCGGCCTTCCTCCGCCGGATCTTGCCGACCCTGGCGGTCCTGCTCGTGATCGTCCTCTCGATGCTCATCGGCGGCCTCGGCTTCGCCTTCAGCGGCGAGACGATCAACGTGATGACCCTCGGGGGCGTCTCCCTGGCGATCGGCACGGTGGTCGACGCCGGGATCGTGGTCATCGAGAACGTGATCCGGCATCAACGCATGGGCAAGTCCCCGGCCGACGCCGCCCGCGACGGCGCCGAGGAGGTGGCCGGGCCGGTCCTCGCCGGCACGGTGACGACCCTGGCGGTCTTCATCCCGGCCGTCTTCCTGACCGGCATGATCCGGGACCTGTTCGAGCCGCTCTCGATCGCCGCGACGGCGACGATCGGCGCCTCCTACGTCGTGGCCATGACCGTCGTCCCCGCCTTCTGCGCCCGGTTCGTCCGGGAGCGGGCCCGACGCGGGGCGGCCCGCCCGGCGGAGGAGGAGGTCCCCGAGCCGCGCGGGGCCTACGCCGGGGTCCTCGGGGCGGCGATCCGGCTGCGGTGGGTGGTCATCCCGGCGACGGCCGGGCTGGTGCTCGCCTCGGGCCTGCTCCTGCCGGGCATCGGCACGGAACTCTTCCCCGACGTGGACGCCGGCACCTTCGAGCTTCGGGTCCGGACCATCCCCGGCACTCGCCTGGAGCTGACGGAGGAGCTGGTCGCCCGGATCGAGGAGACGATCCGGGACGTGATCCCCCCCGCCGAGATCGAGTCGATCATCTCCAACATCGGCCTGCCCGTGGGCAAGGGGGCCGGGTTCTCGACCGTGCTCAGCCCGAACAGCGGGCCGGACTCGGCGTTCTTGGTGGTCAACCTGGAGCAGGAAGGCCGGTCGATCTCCACGAAATCGTATGTCGACCTGCTGCGGGGCCGGCTGACCTCGGACTTCCCCGCCGAGAAGTTCTTCTTCGTCACCGGCGGGATCGTCAACGCCGCCCTCAACGAGGGGGTCGCGGCGCCGATCGACATCCAGATCTCCGCCGGCTCGCTGGAGGCGACCAGGAGCCGGGCCGAGGAGGTGGTAAGGGCCGTCTCGAAGGTCCCCGGCGCCGTCGACGTGCAGATCGCCCAGGCGCTGGACTACCCCCAGCTCGACGTGAAGGTCGACCGCATCCGGGCCAAGTACCTCGGGCTCGACCAGGAGGATGTGGCCCGGACGATCCTCACGGCCCTCGGCTCCAGCGTCGGCTACGCGCCGACGATCTGGATCGACCCGGCCAGCGGGACCGACTTCTTCATGGGGGTGCAGTACGAGTCGAACGTGGTCGAGTCGCTCGACGAGATCCGGAACATCCCGCTCTCGCTGAGTACGCCCGACGGGGCGATCACCGTCCCCCTGTCGAACGTGGCGACGGTGAGGCGCGTGAACATCCCCGGCGAGATCGCCCACTACAACATCGGCCGGGTGTACGACGTGTACGTGAATGTCTCCGGCCGGGACGTGGGCTCGGTGGCCGCCGACGTCGACCGCGTGCTGGCCGGGTTGCCGGAGGTGCCGGGGGTCGCGACGACCGTCCGGGGGCCGGTCGAGACGATGAAGTCCGGCGGCAGGACGCTCGGCCTCGGGCTGGTCGTCGCGTCGATCCTCGTCTATCTGGTCATGCTCGCCCAGTTCCGGTCGTTCGTCGACCCGCTGATCATCATGCTCGCCGTCCCGCTCGGGCTGGCCGGCGTCGTGGCCGCCCTGGCCTTCACCGGGACGACGTTGAACATCCAGTCGCTGATGGGGACCCTGATGATGATCGGCGTGGTGGTCAACAACAGCATCCTGCTCGTCGAGTTCGCCAACGTGCTCCGCTCCCGGGGCCTCGACCCCCGCGCCGCCGCCCTCGCCGCCGCCCAGATCCGCCTGAGGCCCATCCTGATGACCTCACTGACGCTGGTCGCGTCGATGCTGCCGCTCTGCTTCCGACTGGCGCCGGGGGGAGAGGCGATGATCCCGCTGGCCAGGGCGCTGGTGGGCGGCATGCTCGCCTCGACGGTGCTCACGCTCTTCCTCGTCCCCTGCGTTTATGCGGTGGTCAAGCGACGGACCCCGCCGCCGGCCACTCCGGCCTGAACCCGAAGCCTCGACCTCCCGGTCCCGCTCTTGACCGGCGACCGAGGGTGAGGCGAAAATCCGACTCGCAGGCTCCGCCCGTCGCGCATTCGTCGTATCCATGGGCGTTTGCCAGGTAATTCGGGGGTTGAATGATGGATCTCGTCTCGCCGCTCCTGGCCCTCTGCTCGATGATCGCGACCCCGCAGGGAGACCAGCCCGCCCGGCTCCTGTCGTTCGACCGGCTCGAGGCCCGGCTCGACGACCCCGACCTCCGGATCCTCGACGTCCGGCCCCGCGATTCTTATGACGCCGGCCACATCCCCGGCGCGCTCTGGGTCGACGCCTCGGCGGTCGAGGCCACGGCCTCTGTGCCGGGGGCGCTGGAGGATCCGAAGGCCTGGGGGGACTGGGCGGCCGGCCTCGGCCTGGGGCCCGACACCGCCGTCTACGTCTATGACGCGAACCGTCAGAAGGACGCGGCGCGGTTCTGGTGGCTGCTCTCCTACCTCGGCGTGGAGGAGGTCGGCTTGATCGATGGCGGCTTCCCCCTCTGGCAGTCGGAGGGCCGGCCCGTGTCGACCGACGAGCCCGAGGTGGACCCCCGACCGTTCCCAGTCCGGCTGCGGCCCGACCGCTACGCGAGCCGATCGGACGTGCTCGACGCCATCGAGTCCGGCTCGGCCCAGGTCGTGGACGCCCGCAGCGAGGCCGAGCATCTGGGCGAGGAGGCCCGATCGACGAGGGGGGGCCGCGTCCCGACCGCCTGCCACCTGGAGTGGGCCACCCTGGTCGACGAGCAGGGCCGGTTCCTCCCCGAGGAGGCCATCCGCCCCCGCCTGGAGGCGATCGGGCTGGAGCCGGGTCGTCCGGTGATCACCCACTGCCAGGGGGGCGGACGGGCCTCGGTCGACGCCTTCGTCCTCCAGCGTCTCGGGTTCCCGAGCCGCAACTACTACCTCGGCTGGTCCGACTGGGGGAATGCGGGGGAGACCCCCGTCGAATCGGGGGCCGCACCGCGCCGCCCCTGATCGCCCGGCCGCCGGGGAGGGGAGGGTCGACGCGGGGCCCCGCGACGCGTCCGCGACCGCCCCGATCGAGCCGGTCGCGATCCCAGCCGCGGCGGCGTCCGGGGGGGGATGGATGCGCGACCGGGGGCCGGCCCCGACGACCGACGGGTGGGCAGCCCGAGGCGACGGGGTCTTCGGCAGGCGTATCCGGGGTCGCGGTGCATCCGGTATAATCCCCGATTGGACTTTGAATTGACCCTGAAAGCGACCTGGAGCACCCATGAGCGCGCAGACCTCGCGCAGCGACGATCCCTCCCCGGTCCGACGCGTGGCCATCCTCTTCGCCGGCGGCCCGGCCCCGGCGGCGAATGCCGTGATCTCGACCGCCGCCGCCTCCTTCCTCCGAAACGGGATCTCGGTCGTCGGCATCCTGAACGGGTATTCCCACCTCGTCGAGTTCGGCCCCGGCCGCCCGTTGGTGGAGGGGAAGGATTATATCGTCATCGATTCACAGCGGCTCCGCCGCACCCGGAACAGCCGGGGGATCATGATCGGCACGGCCCGGACCAACCCCGGCAAGCACGTCAACAGCCCGGCGGATCTGGCCGACGAGAAGAGCAACGCCCCGCTCCGGACCGCCCACGCCGCGCTGGCCTCGCTGGAGGTCGACGCGCTGGTCTCCATCGGCGGGGACGACACCCTCAAGACGGCCAACAAGCTGAGGATGGTGCAGGCCCACCTGCCGGAGGGCTCCC carries:
- a CDS encoding efflux RND transporter permease subunit, with the protein product MPLIRIALRNPHAVVALAVGLSLLGAAVLPGVTVDILPDFKRPVVVSFFSYPGLPTLDMEKSVTARVERALTLAGGIEHQESRTIPGAAVIKVFFQPGTDPSSAMNDIVNLEASDMFHLPPGIEWPFTLRSEPANLPVVLAAIGGEGLSESELYTIGYYAVRNKMGGLRGVQIPHPFGGRFRQMMVYVDPGKLRAVGLSARDVVDALNRSNLVLAAGSAKLGRYEYQIHPENTLPDAADIEAVPIAVRDGRPVFIRDVGRAVDDAAIQYNIVRVDGKRSVYCPLLREPGENTIAVVDRIREGLAVEIPKMKAQGDIPEATTVTLVSDQSSYIRDAMRNLGYEVGLGSILVALVVAAFLRRILPTLAVLLVIVLSMLIGGLGFAFSGETINVMTLGGVSLAIGTVVDAGIVVIENVIRHQRMGKSPADAARDGAEEVAGPVLAGTVTTLAVFIPAVFLTGMIRDLFEPLSIAATATIGASYVVAMTVVPAFCARFVRERARRGAARPAEEEVPEPRGAYAGVLGAAIRLRWVVIPATAGLVLASGLLLPGIGTELFPDVDAGTFELRVRTIPGTRLELTEELVARIEETIRDVIPPAEIESIISNIGLPVGKGAGFSTVLSPNSGPDSAFLVVNLEQEGRSISTKSYVDLLRGRLTSDFPAEKFFFVTGGIVNAALNEGVAAPIDIQISAGSLEATRSRAEEVVRAVSKVPGAVDVQIAQALDYPQLDVKVDRIRAKYLGLDQEDVARTILTALGSSVGYAPTIWIDPASGTDFFMGVQYESNVVESLDEIRNIPLSLSTPDGAITVPLSNVATVRRVNIPGEIAHYNIGRVYDVYVNVSGRDVGSVAADVDRVLAGLPEVPGVATTVRGPVETMKSGGRTLGLGLVVASILVYLVMLAQFRSFVDPLIIMLAVPLGLAGVVAALAFTGTTLNIQSLMGTLMMIGVVVNNSILLVEFANVLRSRGLDPRAAALAAAQIRLRPILMTSLTLVASMLPLCFRLAPGGEAMIPLARALVGGMLASTVLTLFLVPCVYAVVKRRTPPPATPA
- a CDS encoding sulfurtransferase, yielding MMDLVSPLLALCSMIATPQGDQPARLLSFDRLEARLDDPDLRILDVRPRDSYDAGHIPGALWVDASAVEATASVPGALEDPKAWGDWAAGLGLGPDTAVYVYDANRQKDAARFWWLLSYLGVEEVGLIDGGFPLWQSEGRPVSTDEPEVDPRPFPVRLRPDRYASRSDVLDAIESGSAQVVDARSEAEHLGEEARSTRGGRVPTACHLEWATLVDEQGRFLPEEAIRPRLEAIGLEPGRPVITHCQGGGRASVDAFVLQRLGFPSRNYYLGWSDWGNAGETPVESGAAPRRP